gaagtttctcttggagaaagagaatgggtcccatgagacggttatagttagcgtggggtagtggatgtccgattctaatgtacgatacgtcatgggatgactcaatcctcctgttatggtcttaagtgagaacatactcggtacataacttagatgcgctcacctaggaccctggtgcaggacaagcaagaggaagggtggacccatgagacgattgtagttagtggatgtgggaggaaaggatctcgcggagagaatccttagattacatgtaagatgatggatagtaaagaaaaagacgatgtgttattattttgtaccttcggtgtattatgaattattatattgttgatctgcatattgtggtattgggttttaggatttctacttagtgaattatcactcaggatacgtttgtatcctggcaaatcgtttgcttcggcgttcaatttgccagagtgtgcaggattccacagtggagcagttgatacaggtgggaccccctggaacggagtctgggccaacattgcttggaatttcgtatcaaaattagagtcgctctggagttgcttttattaagtaaatgtacatagatttttgtattattttgaaattgtaaattttgtataaggataaataggggcctaatattttgtaaaattcagtgtattttagggttaatgcttccgaaattctttggaaaatcggggcgttacaccagTGCACATTATTATACCCCGTAGTGCAGTAACGCTCTATGGGAACCCATAGTCTAAGTCACGAAAAAAAGGTTCGACGTCTCTTCATAGACTTTAACCTCAAGTATATCTCTTGGAATCCAAGGAATACTACCAATGTGCTAGGAGCCACAACTTTTAGTTTAACTTTCTTCATCAAGACGATGAAAAACTTGTGGTATCAGATTGACTATTTGTCTTGCATGCACCTTGAGTTTAAGCCAAGGGCCGACACTGGCAGAATCCCCGCCCGTATGTGTTGGAAAATGACCTAGATCACTACATGACGATCCTCCAAAAGCACTTAATAATTTTCCTCAAGACACAGTCATAAAAACTCATTATTTGAGCTGGTCTAATGTAGGGTTTCATCTTTCAACAAAAACTTTACCAATTCAAGCAAGCCTTTACTTTACTAAATGGAAGTCAGAGTTCATTTACGAGATGTTAAATTAAACTAGTCAGATTGACCCATTGTAATTCACGTTAACCACTTTCAAATTGAACTAATCAAGTTGACCAAAAAGGTGCATGAAAGTGAGTCTTTGGGATGAAGTGTAGGGGATGTTTGACCATGCACCCTGGCAACTATCGTATGTTAAACCTCATTGAACACGTGCAGAAAAAGCTTACATACTAGTATAATTGACTGGGTTCAATGCTGTAACAGTGAATCAACTACGTACGTTGAAATAATGTTAATTACTTTAACTCCTACGTAATTAGGAGTTTGCTTCTTCAAAAGGTCACAGCAGAACCAGTCCTGAGCTAAAATTTGAGTTGCGGCGGTTTTAGGCCTTCAAGAATTTTTGAATTTCAGGAGCCCCTCCTACTCTTTTATCCCTTGTAATAGTCCAACAGAAGGGGTTCATATTTTTAACATTCGCTTTAAGCTCCTGAAAAGTCAGGGCTGGCTCTGGGTCTCGGGCTTATTCTCCTTGCCAGCACTCTAGGGGCACTTCAACCCCACGTGTAAACGTATGAAATAGCTGTGAGAGGAGCTGTAGAGAATAGtttgaggtgcgcgcaagctgatCCGGGACACTCTACATTACCATTAAAAAACTGGAAGCTGGGCAAGGAACGGTTTTAATGACTTAACCATCTGCAGGAATGATGGGCAGAGTTCATTTCCAACGGTTTCAGAATTCAATTCCTGGTGTGCAGCTCGATAGTCGCCTCCTTGGTTGTATAATCAGCATCTCGTTTCGGTATTCTTCACCAGTTCCACGAACTCCTTATAGCTGCATGCTGATATTGTTCctgtgtgagagagaaagagatagacGAAGCTCGGTTCGCCATGGCAGTCTATGGTGATGTTCTGTAGGCTGTTGTTGTTGCTGAATTATCCCAGAGACAGACACCGGTGCAACCTCAACAATCTCGGCAGCCGGCGAATCTGTTTAAAGGAAATTGCGTGAAATACAgcatttggctcactttatgtACCTCTATTTCGTAGAGTTATTTGTATTCTGTTTACGCGATCAGTATTTCCAGTTTGGTTATTGTAGCGGAATTGTTCTCCGAAAATCGCCCTATATATTGTACTTTTTCCAGTAGTTACAAGTCACATTTGTGACTGCAAGAAAACAGGATCCCATTTCGCTTACATAGAAAGCTAgcatgattattattattatttttaaatagaGGTTCAGGGTCCAAGATCTGCAGAATCGTCTTTCGGCTTACATCCTCATAGATGAATAAAGGAATAGCTTTTATTGTGCCTTCTCAACAAACCCAAACCAGCCTAGCcgtttctcttttcctttaacCATCTATCTATCTAACTTGATGTATCAGACAAGATAGGAACCAAAGTTCAAATTCCAGTTTATAAAAATCCTCATAAAGGCCAATACTGCAATTTGAAAGTGTTTCAAAAGCAGCAGGGAAAACCAAAATGCTGCTATTCAAATTAGGATGCAAGGAATAGAATTTTGTCACCGGAGAAGTGTAAAAAAGTAGATCGAACATAACTCTACTATTACTATCGCCAAGAGATATCGCAACGATTCTGCCAATTGTCCCTACTATTACGGTGGTAACAAGATATCGCAATGCTTCCATCTATTATGATCAGCAGAACAGAACTGCGTAACAAATAGTTCCTTTAGTCAATAAAAATGACGTCTGAGACAAAGATGTCATTCAACAATAGCTGTCTGTATAtgatatctacaacaaaagaatCCATGTAAATGATCACTATACCTATAGTATACTTCCCTAACCAACATATGGTAGGCCGCTAACCACCGGCTGGAATGGTAAAACCAATGGCGCGCTGCTGCATGGTGTTCACCGGAACCTGTGTTGACATATCAACCAAATCATCTACTACAGTGGAGCCTGCAATGTCTTGAACTTCCAATAttccttcttttccaaaactggAAAACCCTCCACTGTCAATCTCCTGCCCATCTTCAAACCAAGAAGAAAGGAAGACTTCCTCTTCATACACAAAGCCACAATCATCAGAAAGCAAGGAACCATCAGTCTCGTATAACACAAACGAGGAATCAATATCACCCGCATCTAAGAACCCATCTTCCTCCTCAACTACATCAACATCATCTACTAACCCTTCGAGGAATGAGTGATTCAACAACATCTCAGCCGTCAATCTAAACATtgtcttcctcgaaaaacaacTCTTCAAAAACTCCCTCCCCTCTTTTGATAACTTATCCGGAATTTTAGGCGATTCGTGACCTTTGCCAATCCGACGAAGAAGCTCCTCCCCATCCAAATCTCCTTTTCCAATCCACGGAGGCTTTCCGGTTATCATCTCAAGCACAATACACCCTAAAGCCCAAATATCAGAAGGAGGCTCTTGTACATTATCAACCACAACTTCAGGTGATAGATACATAGGAGTACCTCTCCAGTAAAACGGATCCACCTTCCTCTTCTTGTTATTACTCTGCTTCACCCTCTTCGTCAACCCAAAATCTCCAATCTTCGCCTTGAATTCGGTACCACCAAAACCACAATTCTTAGGCACAAGCAGTATATTATCCGGCTTCAAATCGCAGTGAACGTAACCACACCCATGAATGTGATTGAGCCCTAGAAGAACAGACCTGGCGTAGCGCTTCACGTGAGACTCAGGCAATCCGCAGCCACCGGATTTCCTGATCAAATCAGCTAGGGTTCCCCCAGACCCGTACTCCAGCAACAAATTATAGACCATCTCACCATTTTCGCCCGTGGTGATCTCTTCCCCAAAACACTTGATTATATTTGGGTGCATTCCAATGTTGCTCAAAACCTCTCTTTCCTTCTGAATTGTGCCGGAAACAGAGACCTCGGCCGATTTCACGGCCATCAGAGGCGGAAAACAGCCGTATTTGAAGTTGGGTTTCTTGGAATTGGCCAAATAAACAGACCCAAAACTTCCTTGGCCTATCATTCCACCCCTAAACCAGGCCACCCCATCTCCACCGT
This DNA window, taken from Rhododendron vialii isolate Sample 1 chromosome 8a, ASM3025357v1, encodes the following:
- the LOC131335319 gene encoding mitogen-activated protein kinase kinase kinase 20-like, giving the protein MKRKNEEEGKREGVKQRSVCDAYGGDGVAWFRGGMIGQGSFGSVYLANSKKPNFKYGCFPPLMAVKSAEVSVSGTIQKEREVLSNIGMHPNIIKCFGEEITTGENGEMVYNLLLEYGSGGTLADLIRKSGGCGLPESHVKRYARSVLLGLNHIHGCGYVHCDLKPDNILLVPKNCGFGGTEFKAKIGDFGLTKRVKQSNNKKRKVDPFYWRGTPMYLSPEVVVDNVQEPPSDIWALGCIVLEMITGKPPWIGKGDLDGEELLRRIGKGHESPKIPDKLSKEGREFLKSCFSRKTMFRLTAEMLLNHSFLEGLVDDVDVVEEEDGFLDAGDIDSSFVLYETDGSLLSDDCGFVYEEEVFLSSWFEDGQEIDSGGFSSFGKEGILEVQDIAGSTVVDDLVDMSTQVPVNTMQQRAIGFTIPAGG